The Streptomyces sp. ICC1 DNA window ATCGACTGCATGCCGCCCGCGGCGAAGGCGCCCGAGCTCAAGCAGTGGAAGGAGGACGTGGCGGCGTTCAACAAGCTCTACCCGAACGTCACGATCGAAGGCCGCTCCACCCCCGGCCAGTGTCTGGAGCCCCCGCGCTTCACGGCGATGCTCAAGGCCAAGTCGCAGCCCGACGTGTTCTACGCCTACTTCACCGACCTCAAGCAGGTCCTGGACAACGACGGGGCCGAGGACATCTCGGCGTACGTCACGCCCAAGTCGGTCCCCGCCTTCGACGACGTCGACAAGAACGTCGTCAACACCCTGAAGGCGGACGGCAAGCTCTACGCCCTGCCCACCAGCAACTACACGATGGGCCTGCTGATCAACCGCAAGCTCTTCCAGCAGGCGGGGCTCAACCCCGACCAGCCGCCCCGCACCTGGGACGAGGTCCGCGCGGCCGCCAAGAAGATCGCGGCACTCGGCAACGGCACCTCCGGCTACGGCGAGTACAGCGTCGAGAACACCGGCGGCTGGCACTTCACCGCCGCGATGTACGGCATGGGCGGCGACATCGTCGGCGCCGACGGCAAGGCGGCCTTCAACAACCCGACCGGCAAGCAGGTCGTCGACAACCTCCGCGCCATGCGCTGGGAGGACGACAGCATGGGCAAGACCCAGCTGCTCAAGTGGGGCGACCTGCAGAAGCAGATGGCCTCGGACAAGCTCGGCATGTTCCTCGCCGCGCCCGACGACATCAGCTACATGGTCCAGCAGCTCTCCGCCAAGTACGAGAACTTCGGCATGGGCCCCATTCCCGGCGGCGCCGCGACGCTCGCCGGCGGCAACGGCTACATGATCAAGAAGGGCAGCTCGCCCGACAAGGTCAAGGCCGCCATCGCCTGGCTGAACTTCAAGACGCTCTCGGTCGGCAAGGGCCAGTTCCAGTACGACCGCAACAAGACCGACGGCCTGCCGGTCGGACTTCCGCAGCCCGCCTTCTTCACCGGCGCCAGCAAGGCCAAGGACGACGAGCTCAAGGCCGCCAACGCCACCATGCCCGTCGTCAACTTCAAGCCGTTCCTGGACAACCCGGTGCCCGGCAAGGCCGAGCCGGTGAAGGCCCAGGAGGTCTACAAGGTCCTCGACAAGGTGATGTCGGGCGTCCTGACGAACAAGGACGCCGACTCGGCGCAGCTCCTCGCGGAGGCCGAGAAGGCCGTCAACCAGGTGCTGGCCAACCAGTAGCCGGACCGGCCGGGGAGGTCCGGGCGCGGCCTCCCCGGCCCGGACCCGCCCCCGCACCCCCGCATATCGATGGCGACGACCCACCAAGGAGCGAGCGGCGATGTCGGCTCCCACCCTGTCCGGTAACTCCCGCGAGGAATTCGCCCGGGCGTTCAAGCGGAACCTCTCGGCCCACGGCTTTCTGATCGGCGCCGTCCTCTGCTTCTCCTTCTTCTCCTGGTACCCGATGGTCCGGGAGTTCCTGCTGGCCTTCCAGAAGACCGAGGGCGGCACCGTCCGCTGGGTCGGCTGGGACAATTTCCGCTACGTCTTCAACGACCCGGCCTTCTGGCAGGCCTGGCGCAACACCCTGCTCTTCACCGGGCTCGCGCTGATCCTCGGCTTCGTCGTCCCGTTCGTCGTCTCGGTCGTGCTCAACGAATTCCGGCACGCGCAGGGATACTTGCGGCTGCTGGTCTACCTGCCGGTGATGATGCCGCCGGTGGCCTCGATCCTGCTCTTCAAGTACTTCTACGATCCCGGCTACGGCATCTTCAACAAGATCCTGGAATTCCTGCACCTGCCGGCGCAAGACTGGCTGCAATCCACCGATACCGCGATGCTCTCCGTCGTCATCGCTTCCACGTGGATGAACATGGGCGGCGCGACCCTGATCTACCTGGCCGCCCTCCAGGGAGTCCCCGGCGAGCTCTACGAGGCGGCCGAGCTCGACGGGGCCGGGGTGCTGCGCAAGATCTGGCACGTCACGATCCCGCAGACCAAGCTCATCCTCTCGCTGATGCTGCTCATGCAGATCATCGCCACGATGCAGGTGTTCGTCGAACCCTTCATGCTGACCGGCGGCGCCGGCCCCGAGGGATCGACCACCACCGTCGTCGTCCTCATCTATCAGTACGCCTTCAGCTTCAACCAGTACGGCGGCGCCGCGGCCCTGGGCCTGTGCCTGCTCGTCCTGCTCGCCGGCTTCTCCGCCGTGTACGTCCGGCTGAGCCGCGACAACGAGAACTGACGGGAGCACTCACATGGCAGAGCGCACGCTGATATCACCGGCCCAACTCGGCCGCACCCGGGGCAAGGTCCTCTACTGGACCGCCCTCGCCGTGGTGCTCATCGGCTTCACGGTCGTCTTCCTCGGGCCCCTCTACTGGATGGTCGTCAACGGCCTCAAGAGCACCCAGGAGTTCACCCAGGTCCCGCCGACCCTGGTGCCGGACTCCCTGCACCCCGAGAACTACTCGGCGGCCTGGCGGGTCATGGACCTCGCCAAGCTGCTGTTCAACACCCTCTACTACGCCTTCGGGGCCCTGGCCTTCCAACTCGTCCTCGACGTCGCCGCCGCGTACTCGCTGTCCAAGCTCCGGCCCGTCTTCGGCAAGGTCGTGCTCGGGATGATGCTGGCGACCTTGATGATCCCGGCCACCGTCCTGGTCGTACCGCAGTACCTCACGGTCCTGGACATGCCGATCATCGAGCGGAACCTGCTCAACACGCCCTGGGTGATCTGGCTGCCCTCGGTCACGAACGCCTTCAACATCTTCCTGTTGAAACGATTCTTCGACTCCATCCCCGGCGAGATCCTCGATGCCGCCGCCATAGACGGGGCCTCCGCCCTGCGCACCCTGCGCTCCGTGGTCCTGCCGATGTCCCGGCCCGTCCTCGGCGTCGTGTCGATCTTCGCCATCGTAGGGGTCTGGAAAGACTTCCTCTGGCCCATGCTGACCCTCCCCGACCCGGCCCTGCAGACGCTCAACGTCGGCATCTACTCACTGGCCAGGGGGGTACCCGAGAACCATCTCGTCGCCGCGCTCGCGATGGCCTCGGCGCCCACGCTCATCATCTTCCTGATCTTCCAGCGCAACATCATGAGCGGCCTGACGGCAGGCTCCCTCAAGGGGTGACCACCACCCCGAACCGCCGCCCTGCCCGGCCGCCCCCTGCGAAAAGAACGCCGTGAAAGGACCCCTCCGTGGCTGACTTTCCCCTGCCCGAAAACGCCGCCGACTGGTGGCGCTCGGCCGCCATCTACCAGGTGTACGTACGGAGCTTCGCCGACGGCGACGGGGACGGCACCGGTGACCTCGCGGGCGTCCGGGCCCGGCTCCCCTATCTTTCCGAACTCGGCGTGGACGCCCTCTGGTTCACCCCCTGGTACCTCTCCCCGCTCGCCGACGGCGGCTACGACGTCGCCGACTACCGCGCCATCGACCCCGCCTTCGGCACCCTGGCCGAAGCGGAGAAGCTCATCGCCGAGGCCCGCGAGCTGGGCATCCGCACCATTGTCGACATCGTCCCGAACCACGTGTCCGACCAGCACGCCTGGTTCAAGGCCGCCCTCGCCGCCGGCCCCGGCAGCCCGGAGCGCGAGCTCTTCCACTTCCGGCCCGGCCGCGGCGAGCACGGAGAACTGCCGCCCGGCGACTGGCCCTCGCAGTTCAACGGCGCCGCCACTTGGACGCAGGTACCGGACGGGGAGTGGTACCTGCACCTGTTCACGCCGCAGCAGCCCGACCTCAACTGGGACCACCCCGCCGTACGCCGGGAGCACGAGGAAGTCCTGCGGTTCTGGTTCGAGCGCGGCGTGTCCGGCGTACGGATCGACTCCGCGGCCCTGCTCGCCAAGGACCCCGCCCTGCCCGACCTGGCCGGCCGCTCGCCCGAACCCTGGCCCGGCGAGGTCCACCCCTACATCGACCGGGACGACCTGCACACCGTCTACCGCTCCTGGCGCGCCATCGCAGACGAGTACGGGGCCATCTTCGTCGGCGAGGTCTGGCTGCCGGACTCCGAGCGCTTCGCCCGCTACCTGCGCCCCGACGAGCTGCACACCGCCTTCAACTTCTCCTTCCTCAGCTGCCCCTGGGACGCGGACCGGCTGCGCACCTCCATCGAGGAGACCCTCGCCGAGCACGCGCCCGTCGGCGCCCCGGCCACCTGGGTGCTGTGCAACCACGACGTGACCCGTACGGTCACCCGTTACGGGCGCGCCGACACCGGTTTCGACTTCGCCGCCAAGGCCTTCGGGACGCCGACCGACCCGGCGCTCGGCACCCGGCGGGCCCGCGCCGCGGCCCTGCTGACCCTCGCCCTGCCCGGAGCCGTGTACGTCTACCAGGGCGAGGAGTTGGGGCTGCCGGAAGCCGACGTACCGCGCGGCCGCATCCAGGACCCCATGCACTTCCGCTCCGGCGGCACCGACCCCGGCCGGGACGGCTGCCGGGTCCCGCTGCCCTGGAGCGCGGAGCCGTGGAACGACCCGTGGCTGCCCCAGCCCGCGGACTGGCCGGCGTACGCCGCGGACCGGCAGGCCGGCGACCCGGACTCGATGCTCACCCTCTACCGGACGGCCCTCGGGCTGCGCCGCGCCGCCTCCGGCTTCGGCGGCGGATCGCTGGAGTGGCTGCAGGCGCCGCCCGGGGTGCTGGCCTTCACCCGCCCTGACGGGCTGGTCTGCCTGGCCAACCTGTCGTCCGAGCCGGTCCCGCTGCCGGCCCACACGAGCCTCCTGCTGAGCAGTTCCGCCCTGGACGGCGGCGGGCTGCTTCCGCAGGACACGGCGGTCTGGCTGCGGACCTGACGCCGCGGCCAGACCGCCGGAACCCCCTCCGGACACCCCCGCCCGTCACGGCATCGGCTGTGGCGGGCGGGGGCCTTGGTACTGCCCGCTCGGCCGCATCCGCAGCGGGCGCTCCTGGTACTCCTCCATGGCGTGCGCGATCCAGCCGGCCGTGCGGGCCACCGCGAACACGGTCTCCCCGGCCTCCGCCGCCATCGCGCAGGACACCGTCAGCACCGCCAGCGCGAGGTCCACATTGGGGTGGAGCCCGCCGCCGTGCCGGGCCGTCACGGCGGCCACCCCGCGGGCCGCGCCGAGCGCCGGACCGGCCTGCGGCAGCCCCTCCAGCCGGGCGAACAAGGCCGTCGCCCGGGGGTCCTCGCCCTGGTACAGCCGGTGCCCGAGCCCGGGCACCCGGCGACCGGCCCGCAGGTACTCGGCCACCACCGGCGCCGCGCCGCCGCGTTCGAGGACTTCGACCAGCATCCGGTGCGCGAGCCGCCCGGCCGATCCGTGCAGGGGGCCTTCGAGCGCGCCGAGCCCGGCCGAGACCGCCGCGTACGGATGCGCGCGCGCCGACGCGGCCACCCGCACGGCCAGCGTGGAGGCGGCCAGATCGTGGTCCGTGAGCAGGGCCAGCGCCAGGTCCAGCACGGCCAGCGCATCCGGATCCGGTTCCAGGGCCGAGAGCCGGGGCCACAGCTGCCGGGCGAGCCGGCCGTCCCCGGCCCACTGGGCCGGGCCCACCTCGGGCAGGGCGCCGACCAGGGTGGGGATCAGGGAGCGCGCGGAGCCCAGTACGGATGCCTCGGACAGGTCGAAACGCAGCGGGTCCGCGACCGCCGCGGCCGCCACGGCCACGCGCAGCCGGTCGACCGGACCGCTGTGCTCCGGCAGCGAGGCGACCGCCCGCCGGGCCGCGGCGAGGGCCTCCGGAGGAGCGGTGAACCGGGCCCCGCGCAGCAGGGTCCCCGTCCACAGCCACTCGGCGACCTCCTCGTAGCGGTAGCGCGAGGCCAGCTCCACAGCGTCGACGCCCCGGAAGTAGTACCGGTCGGGCTCGATGAGCGTGAGCGCGGTGCGCACGGAGAGCTCCCCGGCGCTGCCGGAGGGCACCGCCGCTTCGCGCCGGCTGCGCAGGGCCAGGGCCTCCACTTCGCGGGCGTCGAAGCTGCTGCCGCGCCCGACCGGATCGCGACGGCTGGTGAGCTGGCCGCGGCTGACGTACGCGTACACGGTCGCGGGTTTCACGCCCAGCAGCCGGGCCGCCTCGCGGGTGCCGATCCTTCGCTCCCCGGACTCCTCGTTCATGACGTCACCCTACATAGATTGATTGAATCAATATTGACAGTGATTCACTCCATCATCGATGGTCGATCCATGGACACCATCGACGCACCCGCCGCATCGCCCGCATCCGCCGCCGTCGAAAGCCCGCGCGGCCTCGCCGGAGTCGTGGTCACCGAGACCCGGCTCGGTGACGTCCGGGGCCGCGAGGGCTTCTATCACTACCGCCAGTACTCGGCCGTCGAGCTCGCCGGGAGCCGCACCTTCGAGGACGTGTGGCACCTGATGTTCCACGGCTCCCTGCCGGCCGGAGTCGCCGAACGCGCCGCCTTCGCCGCCGAGATCGCCCCGCTGCGCAGGCTCCCCGCCGAGGTACGGGACGCCCTGCCCGCCCTGGCCAACGCCACCGCCGCCTCCGGCCGAGGCTTGAGATGGTATTAAGAGACAGGTACTCGCCTTCGCGGCGGAAGTTCTCGGTCATGGATACGACTGTGTCCGCGGATCATGAGAGCCGTCTGAGTCCCCGCTGAGAAGCCCGACAGAACCGCGTATGCCCGATATAAGCCCGCACTGGGCCCGTTGACCGCCGACGGTCTGGAAGATCGCGTCGAAAGGGGACGTGTCAGCGGCAGCCGCAGGAGCGGCGGATCACCAGCGCCGACGGGAACTGCTTCAGGCGCTCGCGGCGGGAGCCGGCCACCCGCAGGGAGTCGTCCAGGACGAGGTCCACCGCCGCGCGGGCCATCGCCGGGCGGTCCGAGGCGATCGTGGTGAGCGGCGGGTCCGTCAGCGCCGCCTCCTTCACGTCGTCGAAGCCGGCCACGGCCAGTTCCCCGGGCACGTCGATGCGCAGCTCGCGCGCGGCCCGCAGTACGCCGATCGCCTGGTCGTCCGTGGCGCAGAAGATCGCCGGCGGCCGGTCCGGGCCGGCCAGCACCTCCAGGGCGACCTTGTACGCGTCGTAGCGGTTGTACGGCGCCTGGAAGAGCCGGCCCTCCACCGAGCGGCCGGATTCGAGCATCGCCCGCCGCCAGCCCTCGACGTGGTCGGCCACCGGGTCGCCGACCTCGGGGGTGTTCTCGACGCCGCCCAGGCAGGCGACGTACGGGTGCCCGTGCTCCAGCAGGTGCCGGGTGGCGAGCTGCGCGCCGCCGATGTCGTCCGTGACGACCGCGACGTCGTCGATGGCCTCCGGGCGCTCGTGGAGGAGGACGACACGGGCGTCCCACGCCTCGATCTCGGTGGCGGCCCGCTCGCTCATGCCCTGGCTGACCAGGATCAGTCCGGAGACCCGCATGCCGAGGAAGGCCCGCAGGTAGTGGACCTCGCGCTCGTCGCGGTAGTCGGAGTTCCCGACCAGCACCATCTTTCCGCGCTCGGCGGCGGCCTGTTCGACCGCGTGCGCCATCTCCGCGAAGAACGGCTGGCGGGCATCGGGGACGATCATGCCTATGAGGTCGGTGCGCCGGGACGCCATCGCCTGCGCGACCCGGTCCGGGCGATAGCCCAGTTCCTTGATCGCGGCGAGGACACGCTCGCGCGTGGCCGGGGCAACCGGCCTGGGTCCGTTGTTGATGACGTAACTCACGACGGCGGTGGAAGTACCCGCAAGTCGTGCCACATCATCCCGCGTCACCTTGGCCACGCGCGGCAGTCTACGCGGGGTGACCTACCTCTGGGCAGGGCGTCCGGAGGAGGTCATTCCCACAGCCCGTCTAGTCCATTCGGGTGAGCGCCGCCGCGGCCCCTGCCGCGGCCTCCGCCGCCGCCTTCGTGGCCGCCTGGGCCGCGGCCTCCGCCGCCGCCCGCTCGACCTTCTCCGGGGTGACGAAGCGGTAGCCGACGTTGCGGACGGTACCGATCAGCGACTCGTGCTCGGGGCCGAGTTTCGCGCGCAGCCGCCGTACGTGCACGTCGACCGTGCGGGTGCCGCCGAAGTAGTCGTAGCCCCACACCTCCTGGAGGAGCTGGGCGCGGGTGAAGACGCGGCCAGGGTGCTGCGCGAGGTACTTGAGCAGCTCGAACTCCTTGAAGGTGAGGTCCAGGACCCGCCCCTTGAGCTTCGCCGAGTACGTCGCCTCGTCGACCGACAGGTCCCCGTTGCGGATCTCCATCGGGGAGTCGTCCGAGCCGAGCTGCTGGCGCCCGGTGGCCAGGCGCAGCCGCGCCTCGACCTCGGCCGGTCCGGCGGTGTCGAGGAGGACGTCGTCGATGCCCCAGTCGGCGGTGACGGCCGCGAGGCCGCCCTCGGTGACGACGAGGATCAGCGGGCAGCCGGGCCCGGTGGAGCGGAGCAACTGGCACAGCGACCGCACCTGGGGCAGGTCGCGGCGGCCGTCGACGAGGATCACGTCGGCGCCCGGGGTGTCGACGAGGGCGGGGCCCTCGGCCGGAGCCACCCGGACGGTGTGGAGCAGCAGGCCGAGTGCGGGCAGCACCTCGGTGGACGGCTGCAGGGCATTGGTCAGGAGCAGGAGGGAGCTCATGCCCGACCACCTGCCCGGTTCGGGCGGTGGGGTGCGTGCTTGTGCGCACACACGGTTCGCTGGTCCATCACGTCGGTTCCTCCTCGGTCCCGTCGAGGACTTTCGCGGCACTGCTTCGTACGACTTGCCCGGTGTCCGCCGTTCCCCGCGCCCTGAGGTCCGGGTGGACACCACTGTTCTCGGTTCGTTCAACGTGCTGAAAGCACAAAAGGACCCGGGGGCTACGTTGCCCGGATCCTCTCGGCAGCAGAATAGCCCACCCACCCCCGCGGGGCCGAGGGCTGGAGCGGAGGCTCTTCTGTGGTTCGCACCACCCCCGCGACCTGCTCGTGCGCTGGTTTCACCGGATCGACGGACTCCCCGGGGGCCGCTCGGGCGCACGCGGGGCGCGCGGAGGCACGCCGGGATCGGCGGCGCGAGGGTTCATGATGGAGGCCGACGGCAGAGCGCCGACGAGAGGAGCGTGCAGTGGCAACCGGAACCATCCGCTACTGGGC harbors:
- a CDS encoding extracellular solute-binding protein; the encoded protein is MRTNIRRTTAAALVSALAVTALAACGTSSGGDEEKNQPTGGSADAAAPLDPKTKVTISIDCMPPAAKAPELKQWKEDVAAFNKLYPNVTIEGRSTPGQCLEPPRFTAMLKAKSQPDVFYAYFTDLKQVLDNDGAEDISAYVTPKSVPAFDDVDKNVVNTLKADGKLYALPTSNYTMGLLINRKLFQQAGLNPDQPPRTWDEVRAAAKKIAALGNGTSGYGEYSVENTGGWHFTAAMYGMGGDIVGADGKAAFNNPTGKQVVDNLRAMRWEDDSMGKTQLLKWGDLQKQMASDKLGMFLAAPDDISYMVQQLSAKYENFGMGPIPGGAATLAGGNGYMIKKGSSPDKVKAAIAWLNFKTLSVGKGQFQYDRNKTDGLPVGLPQPAFFTGASKAKDDELKAANATMPVVNFKPFLDNPVPGKAEPVKAQEVYKVLDKVMSGVLTNKDADSAQLLAEAEKAVNQVLANQ
- a CDS encoding sugar ABC transporter permease produces the protein MSAPTLSGNSREEFARAFKRNLSAHGFLIGAVLCFSFFSWYPMVREFLLAFQKTEGGTVRWVGWDNFRYVFNDPAFWQAWRNTLLFTGLALILGFVVPFVVSVVLNEFRHAQGYLRLLVYLPVMMPPVASILLFKYFYDPGYGIFNKILEFLHLPAQDWLQSTDTAMLSVVIASTWMNMGGATLIYLAALQGVPGELYEAAELDGAGVLRKIWHVTIPQTKLILSLMLLMQIIATMQVFVEPFMLTGGAGPEGSTTTVVVLIYQYAFSFNQYGGAAALGLCLLVLLAGFSAVYVRLSRDNEN
- a CDS encoding carbohydrate ABC transporter permease is translated as MAERTLISPAQLGRTRGKVLYWTALAVVLIGFTVVFLGPLYWMVVNGLKSTQEFTQVPPTLVPDSLHPENYSAAWRVMDLAKLLFNTLYYAFGALAFQLVLDVAAAYSLSKLRPVFGKVVLGMMLATLMIPATVLVVPQYLTVLDMPIIERNLLNTPWVIWLPSVTNAFNIFLLKRFFDSIPGEILDAAAIDGASALRTLRSVVLPMSRPVLGVVSIFAIVGVWKDFLWPMLTLPDPALQTLNVGIYSLARGVPENHLVAALAMASAPTLIIFLIFQRNIMSGLTAGSLKG
- a CDS encoding alpha-amylase family glycosyl hydrolase, whose protein sequence is MADFPLPENAADWWRSAAIYQVYVRSFADGDGDGTGDLAGVRARLPYLSELGVDALWFTPWYLSPLADGGYDVADYRAIDPAFGTLAEAEKLIAEARELGIRTIVDIVPNHVSDQHAWFKAALAAGPGSPERELFHFRPGRGEHGELPPGDWPSQFNGAATWTQVPDGEWYLHLFTPQQPDLNWDHPAVRREHEEVLRFWFERGVSGVRIDSAALLAKDPALPDLAGRSPEPWPGEVHPYIDRDDLHTVYRSWRAIADEYGAIFVGEVWLPDSERFARYLRPDELHTAFNFSFLSCPWDADRLRTSIEETLAEHAPVGAPATWVLCNHDVTRTVTRYGRADTGFDFAAKAFGTPTDPALGTRRARAAALLTLALPGAVYVYQGEELGLPEADVPRGRIQDPMHFRSGGTDPGRDGCRVPLPWSAEPWNDPWLPQPADWPAYAADRQAGDPDSMLTLYRTALGLRRAASGFGGGSLEWLQAPPGVLAFTRPDGLVCLANLSSEPVPLPAHTSLLLSSSALDGGGLLPQDTAVWLRT
- a CDS encoding citrate synthase — translated: MNEESGERRIGTREAARLLGVKPATVYAYVSRGQLTSRRDPVGRGSSFDAREVEALALRSRREAAVPSGSAGELSVRTALTLIEPDRYYFRGVDAVELASRYRYEEVAEWLWTGTLLRGARFTAPPEALAAARRAVASLPEHSGPVDRLRVAVAAAAVADPLRFDLSEASVLGSARSLIPTLVGALPEVGPAQWAGDGRLARQLWPRLSALEPDPDALAVLDLALALLTDHDLAASTLAVRVAASARAHPYAAVSAGLGALEGPLHGSAGRLAHRMLVEVLERGGAAPVVAEYLRAGRRVPGLGHRLYQGEDPRATALFARLEGLPQAGPALGAARGVAAVTARHGGGLHPNVDLALAVLTVSCAMAAEAGETVFAVARTAGWIAHAMEEYQERPLRMRPSGQYQGPRPPQPMP
- a CDS encoding LacI family DNA-binding transcriptional regulator, whose translation is MAKVTRDDVARLAGTSTAVVSYVINNGPRPVAPATRERVLAAIKELGYRPDRVAQAMASRRTDLIGMIVPDARQPFFAEMAHAVEQAAAERGKMVLVGNSDYRDEREVHYLRAFLGMRVSGLILVSQGMSERAATEIEAWDARVVLLHERPEAIDDVAVVTDDIGGAQLATRHLLEHGHPYVACLGGVENTPEVGDPVADHVEGWRRAMLESGRSVEGRLFQAPYNRYDAYKVALEVLAGPDRPPAIFCATDDQAIGVLRAARELRIDVPGELAVAGFDDVKEAALTDPPLTTIASDRPAMARAAVDLVLDDSLRVAGSRRERLKQFPSALVIRRSCGCR
- a CDS encoding response regulator transcription factor, producing the protein MSSLLLLTNALQPSTEVLPALGLLLHTVRVAPAEGPALVDTPGADVILVDGRRDLPQVRSLCQLLRSTGPGCPLILVVTEGGLAAVTADWGIDDVLLDTAGPAEVEARLRLATGRQQLGSDDSPMEIRNGDLSVDEATYSAKLKGRVLDLTFKEFELLKYLAQHPGRVFTRAQLLQEVWGYDYFGGTRTVDVHVRRLRAKLGPEHESLIGTVRNVGYRFVTPEKVERAAAEAAAQAATKAAAEAAAGAAAALTRMD